The following are from one region of the Siniperca chuatsi isolate FFG_IHB_CAS linkage group LG13, ASM2008510v1, whole genome shotgun sequence genome:
- the LOC122887062 gene encoding tissue factor-like translates to MASLKTVLYLGVCLSAWIIATADKNFVPKAEKVQWVSLDFKTILTWTTKASNYTYTVLYSGDDSDWKESPDCIRVSESECDLTNYLIPFDRTYTADIQTEAETMDYDLEEFPHTYSPHFNPYRESNISAVKFTVEAVDERRVIINITDPLTSIHRRGKQLSIRDVLKNDLKYKISYYKSGSTGKRDIISDSSMAEVSELDAGQSYCFMVAAFIPSRPKNTQQGAWSIQWCSNGHTLKELSLGAWVGVVFILLTVLIIIVTVTVLCCRCCRQRNKTLQTSQLSAPV, encoded by the exons ATGGCATCTCTGAAAACTGTGCTTTATCTGGGAGTCTGTCTATCTGCTTGGATCATCGCTACTGCAG ATAAGAACTTTGTGCCCAAAGCAGAGAAAGTACAATGGGTATCTTTGGACTTTAAAACCATCCTCACCTGGACTACCAAAGCATCGAActacacatacactgtcctgtaCTCTGG GGACGACAGTGACTGGAAGGAGAGTCCTGACTGCATCCGAGTGTCAGAGTCAGAATGTGATCTGACCAACTACCTCATACCTTTCGACAG GACCTACACTGCTGACATCCAAACAGAGGCTGAGACCATGGACTATGACCTGGAGGAGTTCCCTCACACTTATTCCCCACACTTCAACCCCTATAGAGAGA GTAACATCAGTGCTGTGAAATTCACTGTGGAGGCTGTAGATGAGAGGAGAGTAATTATCAACATCACAGATCCTCTGACCAGTATCCATCGGCGTGGGAAGCAGCTCAGCATCAGAGATGTTCTCAAAAATGACCTCAAGTATAAGATCAGCTACTACAAGTCTGGAAGTACAGGCAAG AGAGACATCATATCTGACTCCAGTATGGCAGAGGTGTCAGAGCTGGATGCAGGACAGAGTTACTGCTTCATGGTGGCAGCTTTCATCCCCTCCAGACCCAAAAACACCCAGCAAGGAGCCTGGAGCATACAGTGGTGTTCAAATGGACACACCCTGAAAG AGTTGAGCCTTGGAGCGTGGGTTGGTGTAGTCTTCATCCTACTCACAGTCCTCATCATCATCGTTACGGTGACGGTCCTGTGCTGCAGATGCTGCcgacaaagaaacaaaacccTCCAAACATCTCAATTATCAGCAcctgtttag